The following DNA comes from Anaerostipes rhamnosivorans.
TGCAATAAAATCATCTGCCCCCAGATTCATACTCATGAGTTCGTCCATCTCGCTGTCCCTGCTGGTGACCACAATGATAGGAATTTCTGATTGTTCCCTGACCGCCCGGCATATATAATACCCGTCATATACAGGGAGATTGATATCCAGAAGAATCAAGTCTGCCTCTTCCTTTAAGATATCTTCCACTATATTCTCAAAATTGTTAAGTGCTTTCACATGATAATCATATCTGCTTAAAAATTCACATAACTCTTTCTGAATTTTTAGGTTATCTTCCACCAAAATGATCTTTGCCTTTTCCATAAAAAATCCTTTACTGAATGACTTTCATTCCACCCATATACGGCTGAAGTGCTTCTGGAATCCTGACACTGCCGTCTTCCTGGAGATTATTTTCCAAAAATGCGATCAGCATTCTAGGCGGCGCGACAACTGTATTGTTTAAGGTGTGAGCAAAATACTTCCCATTTTCCCCATTGACACGGATTTTCAGCCTTCTTGCCTGGGCATCCCCCAAGTTTGAACAGCTTCCTACTTCAAAGTATTTTTTCTGACGCGGGGACCATGCTTCCACATCTACTGATTTAACTTTCAGGTCAGCTAGATCACCGGAGCAACATTCCAGTGTGCGCACTGGGATATCCAGAGAGCGGAACAGATCTACGGTATTTTTCCACAGTTTTTCATACCAATCCATGCTTTCTTCTGGTCTACACACAACGATCATTTCCTGCTTCTCGAACTGATGGATCCTGTAGACGCCTCTTTCCTCCAGACCGTGGGCACCTTTTTCCTTACGGAAGCAAGGGGAATAGCTGGTAAGAGTCTTTGGAAGTTCTTCCTCCTGAATCATGGTATCAATAAACTTACCGATCATAGAGTGCTCACTGGTTCCGATCAGGTACAAATCTTCTCCCTCTATTTTATACATCATGGCATCCATCTCATCAAAACTCATGACACCGGTGACCACATTGCTCCTGATCATAAACGGCGGTACACAGTAAGTAAAACCTTTGTTGATCATAAAATCTCTGGCATAGGAGATCACTGCGGAGTGAAGTCTTGCGATATCTCCCATCAGATAGTAGAAGCCCTGACCGGCTACCTTTCTTGCACTGTCCAGATCAATACCGCTGAATTTCTCCATAATTTCTGTATGGTAAGGAATCTCAAAATCCGGTACTACCGGTTCTCCAAACTTTTCAAGCTCTACGTTTTCACTATCATCTTTTCCGATAGGAACAGAAGGATCAATAATATTCGGAATGGTCATCATGATCTTTAAAATCTTTTCTTCTACCTGCTTTTCTTCTTCTGTCAGCTCTTCAATACGGCCTGCCTGGTTTGCCACTTCCTTTTTGAGCTGTTCAGCCTCTTCCTTTTTGCCCTGTCCCATCAAACCGCCAATCTGCTTGGATATCTTATTTCTGTTAGCTCTCAGTGACTGGACTTCCTGTTTAATCTCCCGGTTCCTTTCATCTAATTCAAGAACTTCATCCACCAAAGGCAATTTTCGGTCCTGAAACTTATTCTTTATATTCTCTTTTACTATTTCTGGGTTTTCTCTCACAAATTTAATATCTAACATAACTTCCTCCTGATATGTTTATTGATTCATACAATCTTCCAGTACAATCTGCTCCTCCTTAGAAAGAGCTACTTCTGAATGTCCGTCTTTGATTTCTTTTGCATACATATAGCTTCCGTAGCGGTTGCTCATTGCATTCAAAACAATCCCGTTATTTCTATGGTCCAGCAAGGCGATAGCAAAACTTGTCTCGCCGCCCATTTCTTTAAATGCATTATATTTTAGTATATGCATTTTTGAGTAAGATAATTGAAGCTTATCTTTCAGTCTTCCCATTTCTTCGTCAAGTATTTTGTGATTCTCCTCAATTCGTTCCAGCTCATCAAAATGTTTGACAAATATTTTTTCGAGAGATTTCCCATTTTCTCCCTTCATGAACAGTTTGTATTTCTTTTTTAGCCTGCTGGTTTTTACCAGCAGAACAATGATTAGCAGCAATGCCAGTGCACACAAACCAGCTAAGCCGCAAAATAAGTAAAATAAGTCAACCCCAAAAATCGTAATACCTGTAGTCATTTTATTCCTCCTATAACGTTCTCAGCATATCGACCAGACGGTCCAGTTCTTCCTTTGAGTAATATTCTATTTCAATTTTTCCTTTGTTGTTTTTGTTCTTTATATTTACTTTACTGCCGAGCGCCTGTTTTAAGGATTCTTCCATATTAGCAAACAAAAATTCATGTACCGTATTATCCTCTTTCGGAGGTTCCTTTTTTTTCTTGGCCAGCTGTTTTACAAGCTTTTCAATCTCTCTGACACTGAGTTTTTCATCGAACACTTTCATGGCAATCTCATACTGCTGGTCAGCATCATTGATCGCCAGCAGCGCACGTGCATGTCCTGTGGATATCATCTCCTCTGACAACAGATTCTGGACCCTTGTATCCAGTTTGAGCAACCGCAGTGAATTGGTGATAGCCGCACGGCTTTTTGAAACTTTCGCTGCCACCTGGTCCTGTTTTAATGAGAACTCTTCCATTAATCTCTTATAGGCCAATGCCTCTTCAATAGGATTTAAGTCTTCCCTCTGGATATTTTCAATCAGTGCGATCTCCACGATTTCATTTTCAGCGTAATCTCTGATCAGTACCGGAACTTCTTTTAAACCTGCCAGTTTCGCAGCCCGCCATCTGCGTTCACCCGCAATAATCTCGTAGAACTGATCATGTTTTTTGACAATCAGTGGCTGTAAGATTCCATATTGTTTGATAGAGTCTGCCAATTCCTGAAGGGCATCTTCATCAAACTGTCTTCTGGGCTGATCAGGATTTGGCTCTACCTTTAAGATCGGTACCATGACCTCCGATTTAATCTGCTCATCTTTTTTTAGGATTTTTTCCGTCTCTGTCTCTTTGACTGGGGCACTTGGAATCAATGTATTTAATCCCCGTCCTAATCCTGTTTTCTTTTTTGTTGTCATTGTTCTTTTCCTCCATTTGAAATGACCTCTTCTGCAAGCATCTGATAACTCTCAGCACCTACTGACTTGGGATCATACACATTGATAGGAAGTCCATGACTGGGTGCCTCTGCTAAGCGCACATTTCTCGGAATAATAGTTTTATAAATGTTTTGGTTTAAGTATGATTTCACATTTTCTACAACCTGAAGTGACAGATTGGTCCTGGCATCATACATGGTAAACACAGCGCCCTCAATTTTAAGGTTTGGATTTAAACTTTTTTGTATTAGTTCTATGGTGTACATTAATTGTGTTAGACCATCCAAAGCATAAAATTCACACTGTATTGGAACAATTACGGTGTCGGCCGCGGTCATAGCATTGACAGTCAACATTCCCAGTGCAGGGGGGCAGTCTATAATAATGAACTCAAAGTTCTCTACCGTATCATGAAGTTTTTCCTTTAATATGTATTGCATTCGATCCACAGTCATTAGTTCAATCTCCGCGCCCGCAAGATTACGGTTTGCTGGAGCCAATGACAAGTTTTCAAAAACATTGGGACAAATACATTCATTAAAAGAAATTTCATCCGAAATAACTTCATAGATGGTATGCTCTAACTCATTTTTATCTAAACCCAATCCGGTTGTTGTATTTCCCTGAGGGTCCATATCGATAATGAGTGTCTTTTTTCCTGCAGCAGCCAATGCAGCAGAAAGATTCACCGCCGTCGTTGTTTTACCGACGCCGCCCTTTTGGTTAGCTATTGCGATAATTCTTCCCATATTATATATTCTCCTTTTAAAAGGTATTATATCACTTACAACTATTCATTTCTATATGTTTCACGTGAAACATTAAAATAATTTACTCATACCTATCGTTTTCCAAAGGGAACCCCTCCCTCTCTTATGATAAACAGTGCAGTGCAATGTTTCACGTGGAACATTGACAACTTTAAGCGCCAAATGCGATTTGACGCAGTCAAATAGTTTCCTCACGCATTTGTGTGCATAATGCCCGCAGGGCTTTTTTATTCCATAGGGAGGTTCGAAGAACTTTCCTATGGAATAAAAAAAGCAGGTATTAAAAACCTGCTTTTCAATCTTTTATATTAATACTCTTACATCTGCTCCGGACACTTCATTCCAAGAAGGTCAAGACCATCTTTGATCGCTTTCTTCGCAATAATGACCAATTTCACCCTTGCACGTTTTAATTCCTCATCTTCTACATTACACTGGTTTTCATGATAAAAATGATTAAAGGCCTGTGCAACAGCCATAACAAACCTAGCAACTACAGATGGTTCCAACCGTTCTGCCGCTGTCTTCACAACCTCTGGGAAACGGATCAGTTCTTTTAACAAAGTAACAGATGCCTCATCTGTCAATAAAGCAGGATCTATATCTTCCGCCACCTCTGTAATGCCTGTTTTTCTTAATACACTGGCAGCACGAGCATAGGTATACTGCACATACGGACCAGTCTCCCCATCAAAGCTGTGAATCTTTTCCCAACTGAACGTAACATCTTTAATTCTCTGGTTATATAGATCATTAAATATAATTGCACCGATTCCTACCATCTTTGCCACTTCTTCTTTATCCTTTAAATCAGGATTTTTATCTTCAATGACTTCCTTGATCTTAGATACAGATTCCTTCAAAATATCTTCCGCATATATAATATTTCCGCTACGTGTAGAAAGCTTTCCTCCTTCCAGACTGACCAGACCATAAGGCACATGGATCAAATCTTCCTTCGCCCAATCATAGCCCATAAGCTCCACAACCTTAAATACCTGCGCAAAATGAAGCTTCTGCTCCATACCGGTGACATAGATACAGCGGTCGAAATCATAAGTGTTCTTGCGGTAAAAGATAGCTGCCAAATCCCTTGTCGCATAAATAGAACTTCCGTCTTTTTTCATGATCAGACAAGGAGGCATATCATACTCCTCAAGATCAACAATAAAAGCACCTTCGCTTTCCTTGAGCATTCCCTTTTCTTTTAACTGTTCCACAACTGCTGCCGTCTTATCCCTGTAAAAGCTTTCTCCTGCATAGGAATCAAAATCCACATCTAAAAGCTCATAGATTCTCTTATACTCGATCAGACTAATATCTTTAAACCACTCCCAGATAGAGAGTGCCTCCTGATCGCCCTGTTCCATTTTTACAAACCAAGCCCTTGCCTCATCATTTAAGGTATCATCTTTTTCTGCCTCTTCGTGGAATTTCACATAGATCTTCATTAACTCAGAGATACCATTTTTCTCTACGGCCTCTTTGCTTCCCCACTTCTTATAAGCGACGATCAATTTACCGAACTGGGTCCCCCAGTCACCGAGATGATTGATCCTCTCTACCTTGTAACCAAGCTTTCTAAAAATACGGTAAATTGAGTTACCGATCAGGGTTGTTCTCAGATGGCCGACATGGAAATTTTTTGCCACATTCGGTGATGAATAATCAATACAAATCGTTTTTCCACAACCCATGTCAGAACTTCCATAGTTATCCACAGAAACCTGTCCTAACATCTGATTTACGAACATTTCTCTATCAATAAAAAAATTCACATACGGACCCATTGCCGCTACCTTTGAGACAAACTCTGATTCATGAATCTTTCCTGCTACTTCCTCTGCGATCAGATTTGGTGCCTTGCGGAATACTTTAGCCAGCTGAAAACAAGGAAATGCAAAATCACCCATATCCTCCTGAGGCGGTATCTCCAGTATCCTGCCCACGGTTTCCTTATCTAATTCATCAATAGA
Coding sequences within:
- a CDS encoding ParB/RepB/Spo0J family partition protein, translated to MTTKKKTGLGRGLNTLIPSAPVKETETEKILKKDEQIKSEVMVPILKVEPNPDQPRRQFDEDALQELADSIKQYGILQPLIVKKHDQFYEIIAGERRWRAAKLAGLKEVPVLIRDYAENEIVEIALIENIQREDLNPIEEALAYKRLMEEFSLKQDQVAAKVSKSRAAITNSLRLLKLDTRVQNLLSEEMISTGHARALLAINDADQQYEIAMKVFDEKLSVREIEKLVKQLAKKKKEPPKEDNTVHEFLFANMEESLKQALGSKVNIKNKNNKGKIEIEYYSKEELDRLVDMLRTL
- the serS gene encoding serine--tRNA ligase, with protein sequence MLDIKFVRENPEIVKENIKNKFQDRKLPLVDEVLELDERNREIKQEVQSLRANRNKISKQIGGLMGQGKKEEAEQLKKEVANQAGRIEELTEEEKQVEEKILKIMMTIPNIIDPSVPIGKDDSENVELEKFGEPVVPDFEIPYHTEIMEKFSGIDLDSARKVAGQGFYYLMGDIARLHSAVISYARDFMINKGFTYCVPPFMIRSNVVTGVMSFDEMDAMMYKIEGEDLYLIGTSEHSMIGKFIDTMIQEEELPKTLTSYSPCFRKEKGAHGLEERGVYRIHQFEKQEMIVVCRPEESMDWYEKLWKNTVDLFRSLDIPVRTLECCSGDLADLKVKSVDVEAWSPRQKKYFEVGSCSNLGDAQARRLKIRVNGENGKYFAHTLNNTVVAPPRMLIAFLENNLQEDGSVRIPEALQPYMGGMKVIQ
- a CDS encoding DUF4446 family protein is translated as MTTGITIFGVDLFYLFCGLAGLCALALLLIIVLLVKTSRLKKKYKLFMKGENGKSLEKIFVKHFDELERIEENHKILDEEMGRLKDKLQLSYSKMHILKYNAFKEMGGETSFAIALLDHRNNGIVLNAMSNRYGSYMYAKEIKDGHSEVALSKEEQIVLEDCMNQ
- a CDS encoding ParA family protein translates to MGRIIAIANQKGGVGKTTTAVNLSAALAAAGKKTLIIDMDPQGNTTTGLGLDKNELEHTIYEVISDEISFNECICPNVFENLSLAPANRNLAGAEIELMTVDRMQYILKEKLHDTVENFEFIIIDCPPALGMLTVNAMTAADTVIVPIQCEFYALDGLTQLMYTIELIQKSLNPNLKIEGAVFTMYDARTNLSLQVVENVKSYLNQNIYKTIIPRNVRLAEAPSHGLPINVYDPKSVGAESYQMLAEEVISNGGKEQ
- the argS gene encoding arginine--tRNA ligase, producing MKEKIIDLITESIDELDKETVGRILEIPPQEDMGDFAFPCFQLAKVFRKAPNLIAEEVAGKIHESEFVSKVAAMGPYVNFFIDREMFVNQMLGQVSVDNYGSSDMGCGKTICIDYSSPNVAKNFHVGHLRTTLIGNSIYRIFRKLGYKVERINHLGDWGTQFGKLIVAYKKWGSKEAVEKNGISELMKIYVKFHEEAEKDDTLNDEARAWFVKMEQGDQEALSIWEWFKDISLIEYKRIYELLDVDFDSYAGESFYRDKTAAVVEQLKEKGMLKESEGAFIVDLEEYDMPPCLIMKKDGSSIYATRDLAAIFYRKNTYDFDRCIYVTGMEQKLHFAQVFKVVELMGYDWAKEDLIHVPYGLVSLEGGKLSTRSGNIIYAEDILKESVSKIKEVIEDKNPDLKDKEEVAKMVGIGAIIFNDLYNQRIKDVTFSWEKIHSFDGETGPYVQYTYARAASVLRKTGITEVAEDIDPALLTDEASVTLLKELIRFPEVVKTAAERLEPSVVARFVMAVAQAFNHFYHENQCNVEDEELKRARVKLVIIAKKAIKDGLDLLGMKCPEQM